A genome region from Alistipes dispar includes the following:
- the floA gene encoding flotillin-like protein FloA (flotillin-like protein involved in membrane lipid rafts), with amino-acid sequence MDFQMGMIVVIVFVSLLALWLVFYFIPVGLWFSALVSGVRISLLQLILMRWRKVPPSTIVSSMIESTKAGLELNPNELEAHYLAGGNVTNVVHALVSAQKANIMLDFKMATAIDLAGRDVFEAVQMSVNPKVINTPPVAAVAKDGIQLIAKARVTVRANIKQLVGGAGEETVLARVGEGIVSSIGSAMSHKIVLENPDSISRVVLEKGLDAGTAFEILSIDIADIDVGKNIGAQLQMDQAQADKNIAQAKAEERRAMAVALEQENKAKAQDARAKVILAEAEVPLAMAEAFRSGNLGIMDYYKMKNIMADTSMRETIARPEKK; translated from the coding sequence ATGGATTTTCAGATGGGAATGATCGTCGTGATCGTCTTCGTGAGCCTGCTCGCGCTATGGCTCGTCTTCTATTTCATTCCGGTGGGACTGTGGTTTTCGGCGCTGGTGTCGGGCGTGCGGATCAGTCTGTTGCAGTTGATCCTGATGCGGTGGCGCAAAGTGCCGCCCTCGACGATCGTTTCGTCGATGATCGAGAGCACGAAGGCCGGGCTGGAGCTCAACCCCAACGAGCTGGAGGCGCACTATCTGGCCGGCGGCAACGTGACGAACGTGGTGCACGCCCTCGTGTCGGCCCAGAAGGCCAATATCATGCTCGACTTCAAGATGGCGACGGCCATCGACCTGGCGGGCCGCGACGTGTTCGAGGCCGTGCAGATGTCGGTGAATCCGAAGGTCATCAACACGCCTCCCGTGGCCGCCGTGGCCAAGGACGGCATCCAGCTCATCGCCAAGGCCCGCGTCACGGTGCGCGCCAATATCAAGCAGCTTGTGGGCGGTGCCGGCGAGGAGACCGTGCTGGCGCGCGTGGGCGAAGGCATCGTCTCGTCGATCGGTTCGGCCATGTCGCACAAGATCGTGCTGGAGAACCCCGATTCGATTTCGCGCGTGGTGCTCGAAAAGGGACTCGATGCGGGGACGGCTTTCGAGATCCTTTCGATCGACATCGCCGATATAGACGTGGGCAAGAACATCGGCGCGCAGTTGCAGATGGACCAGGCGCAGGCCGACAAGAACATCGCCCAGGCCAAGGCCGAGGAGCGGCGTGCGATGGCCGTGGCGCTCGAACAGGAGAACAAGGCCAAGGCGCAGGATGCCCGGGCCAAGGTGATTCTGGCCGAGGCGGAGGTCCCGCTGGCCATGGCCGAGGCGTTCCGCAGCGGAAACCTGGGCATCATGGATTACTACAAGATGAAAAATATCATGGCCGACACGTCGATGCGCGAGACCATCGCCCGGCCGGAGAAGAAATAA
- a CDS encoding NfeD family protein, whose translation MELFYIILLIFFGLLFLVAELVLLPGVTVGAALALLCDGCAVWLAFRDFGTGGGAAAIVAVLLLSLLVTVVSLRAKTWQRFSLRQQIRSSSTPVSPAEELHIGDRGTTLSRLSPMGRVEIGGRAYEAKSAVGYVDPQREVEVVGFENFSVVVKIVKQ comes from the coding sequence ATGGAACTCTTTTATATCATACTGCTGATCTTCTTCGGGCTGCTGTTTCTGGTGGCCGAGCTGGTCCTGCTGCCCGGCGTCACGGTCGGTGCGGCGCTGGCGCTGCTGTGCGACGGCTGCGCGGTCTGGCTGGCGTTCCGGGATTTCGGAACGGGCGGCGGAGCCGCGGCGATCGTCGCCGTGCTCCTGCTGTCGCTTCTGGTGACGGTCGTATCGCTGCGGGCCAAGACCTGGCAGCGGTTCTCCCTGCGTCAGCAGATCCGTTCGTCGAGCACGCCCGTCTCTCCGGCCGAGGAGCTGCATATCGGCGACCGGGGCACGACCCTTTCGCGCCTCTCGCCGATGGGCCGCGTCGAGATCGGCGGCCGCGCCTACGAGGCCAAGTCGGCCGTCGGCTATGTCGATCCGCAGCGCGAGGTCGAGGTCGTGGGATTCGAGAATTTCAGCGTCGTCGTAAAAATCGTCAAACAATAA
- a CDS encoding SPOR domain-containing protein produces MYILLCALFAAGSLGAQQLDVKARIAGLEKNGEYMSLLREDALLQAREDSVVRVVERTRTLLREDPERRQQYSQEILALENRIFEIRNAKGRLIDRINTIEQEWVLSNLDAGGAGGAAHRTSAAIPDSLKVRNLVCNPWFGEQLPAADYAALRRAQDMEMVAVDYVNRYFANYDTLKQLAETYAAVGTEAEAQEVFDRYEALQGVNRILADSLSGVWNYIFDNKNYAYGYLLDRLGQEQALVREEEALSKAMRQLAAVRGETASDAVADYFLRKRVLVDYERSVADVLGLEAASDSLRGVAGQLGAIDFRLPKVEVAERYFLDFDSVTFTKTPKYSYKNPIPECRVYERGTIYRILLGTFNTKRAVATFRGAYPLSYLVNDEGKWCYYTGGFATREEADSVQGVLRRHGFVRPEVVVWTDGEYRNLSREPEAGAAVYRVEITGTDALSEAVKQVIAGTAEGRELSRVGQQLFVVGTFEDRAVAERLAEALRQADAALEIKVAEVAE; encoded by the coding sequence ATGTACATATTGCTGTGCGCGCTCTTCGCGGCGGGAAGCCTCGGGGCGCAGCAGCTCGACGTGAAGGCCCGCATCGCGGGGCTCGAGAAGAACGGGGAGTACATGTCTCTGCTGCGCGAGGACGCGCTGTTGCAGGCGCGCGAAGATTCCGTCGTGCGGGTGGTCGAACGCACGCGCACGCTGCTGCGCGAGGACCCCGAGCGGAGACAGCAGTACTCGCAGGAGATTCTGGCGCTCGAGAACCGGATTTTCGAGATCCGGAACGCCAAGGGACGGCTGATCGACCGCATCAACACCATCGAGCAGGAGTGGGTGCTTTCCAATCTCGACGCAGGAGGTGCGGGCGGCGCGGCGCACCGCACCTCGGCGGCGATTCCCGATTCGCTCAAGGTGCGCAACCTCGTCTGCAATCCCTGGTTCGGCGAACAGCTCCCGGCGGCGGACTATGCGGCGTTGCGCCGGGCGCAGGACATGGAGATGGTCGCCGTGGATTACGTGAACCGTTATTTCGCCAATTACGACACTCTGAAACAACTGGCCGAGACCTATGCGGCGGTCGGCACCGAGGCCGAGGCGCAGGAGGTTTTCGACCGTTACGAGGCGTTGCAGGGGGTGAACCGGATTTTGGCCGATTCGCTCTCCGGGGTATGGAACTACATTTTCGACAACAAGAACTACGCCTACGGTTATCTGCTCGACAGGCTGGGGCAGGAACAGGCGCTCGTCCGGGAGGAGGAGGCGTTGTCGAAGGCAATGCGGCAGCTGGCCGCCGTGCGCGGGGAAACGGCGTCGGATGCCGTGGCCGACTACTTCCTGCGCAAGCGCGTCCTGGTGGATTACGAACGCTCGGTGGCCGACGTGCTGGGGCTGGAGGCGGCGTCCGATTCGCTGCGCGGCGTGGCCGGGCAGCTCGGGGCGATCGACTTCCGGCTGCCGAAGGTGGAGGTCGCCGAACGCTACTTCCTCGATTTCGACAGCGTGACCTTCACCAAGACGCCGAAATACAGTTACAAGAATCCCATTCCCGAGTGCCGGGTTTACGAGCGCGGTACGATCTACCGTATCCTGCTGGGAACGTTCAACACCAAGCGTGCCGTGGCGACATTCCGGGGAGCCTACCCGCTCTCCTATCTGGTAAACGACGAGGGCAAGTGGTGCTATTACACGGGCGGCTTCGCTACGCGCGAGGAGGCCGATTCGGTGCAGGGCGTGCTCCGCAGGCACGGGTTCGTGCGCCCCGAGGTGGTCGTGTGGACCGACGGGGAGTACCGCAATCTGTCGCGCGAGCCCGAAGCCGGGGCCGCGGTTTACCGGGTCGAGATCACGGGAACGGACGCGCTGTCCGAAGCCGTGAAACAGGTCATCGCCGGGACGGCCGAGGGACGCGAGCTCTCGCGCGTCGGACAGCAGTTGTTCGTCGTCGGGACGTTCGAAGACCGCGCCGTGGCCGAGCGGCTGGCCGAAGCGTTGCGGCAGGCGGACGCCGCGCTGGAAATAAAAGTGGCGGAAGTCGCGGAATAA
- a CDS encoding TrkH family potassium uptake protein: protein MRIDVVFRYVGIVLLFIAAFMLLSAGISCVSGMDSSFYPLLLSALLTILLGAFPLIFVGKRDQISNKEGFCIVVGAWLVACVVGMFPYLIWGGEFSLVNAWFESVSGFTTTGASVLTDVEALPRGLQFWRFSTTWIGGMGVVMFALVVLPTMGRSKMTLSNVEMSSLARDNYRYRAQMIVHVLLVVYVGLTAISTVMLKLSGMNWFDALCHAMSACATSGFSTKNASVAYFDSPLIETVLILTMGIAGMHFGLIYATVTGKRNNLFRSEVTRWYVGILLGCSVLIAVSLYAADIYPTLTSSFRHAAFQFFSLMTTTGFASADSNVWPPFAVILLMFGSIVCACAGSTTGGMKVNRLVLAGKMIRTQLQRQQHPNAVIRIKLDGMLQEDGVIHGVMIFIVTYMLAILSGTVFSALCGVDLLTGFSGTVACLGNVGPGFGEVYSLGNYAGIPAAVKFFNAFLMLLGRLEIFGLIQLFFLKWWR from the coding sequence ATGCGGATAGACGTGGTTTTTCGGTATGTCGGAATCGTGCTGCTCTTCATCGCGGCGTTCATGCTGCTCTCGGCGGGCATCTCCTGTGTCAGCGGCATGGACTCGTCGTTCTATCCCCTGCTGCTCTCGGCGCTGCTGACGATCCTGCTGGGGGCTTTTCCGCTGATCTTCGTCGGCAAGCGCGACCAGATATCCAACAAGGAGGGGTTCTGCATCGTCGTGGGGGCGTGGCTCGTGGCCTGCGTGGTGGGGATGTTCCCCTACCTGATCTGGGGCGGCGAGTTCAGCCTGGTGAACGCGTGGTTCGAGAGCGTCTCGGGATTCACGACCACCGGGGCGTCGGTGCTTACCGATGTGGAGGCGCTGCCGCGCGGGTTGCAGTTCTGGCGCTTCTCTACGACGTGGATCGGCGGTATGGGCGTGGTGATGTTCGCGCTGGTGGTGCTGCCGACGATGGGCCGCAGCAAGATGACCCTTTCGAACGTGGAGATGTCGTCGCTGGCGCGCGACAACTACCGTTACCGGGCGCAGATGATCGTCCATGTGCTGCTGGTGGTCTATGTGGGGCTGACGGCGATCTCGACCGTGATGCTCAAACTCTCGGGCATGAACTGGTTCGACGCCCTGTGTCACGCCATGTCGGCCTGCGCCACGAGCGGATTCTCGACCAAGAACGCCAGCGTGGCCTATTTCGACAGCCCGCTGATCGAGACGGTGCTCATCCTGACGATGGGCATTGCCGGTATGCACTTCGGCCTGATCTACGCGACGGTCACCGGCAAACGCAACAATCTTTTCCGTTCGGAGGTGACACGCTGGTACGTGGGCATTCTGCTCGGATGCAGCGTGCTGATCGCCGTGAGTCTCTACGCCGCGGATATCTACCCTACGCTGACCTCCTCGTTCCGTCATGCGGCCTTCCAGTTCTTTTCGCTGATGACCACGACGGGTTTCGCCTCGGCCGATTCGAACGTCTGGCCGCCGTTCGCCGTGATCCTGCTCATGTTCGGCTCGATCGTCTGCGCCTGCGCCGGATCGACCACCGGCGGCATGAAGGTAAACCGGCTCGTGCTGGCCGGAAAGATGATCCGCACGCAACTACAGCGTCAGCAGCATCCCAACGCCGTGATCCGCATCAAGCTCGACGGCATGCTTCAGGAGGACGGGGTGATCCACGGCGTGATGATTTTCATCGTGACCTACATGCTGGCCATCCTGTCGGGGACGGTGTTCAGCGCGTTGTGCGGCGTGGACCTGCTGACCGGATTCTCGGGAACAGTGGCCTGCCTGGGCAATGTGGGACCCGGTTTCGGCGAGGTTTACTCGCTGGGCAATTACGCCGGCATTCCGGCCGCCGTCAAATTTTTCAACGCTTTTCTGATGCTGTTGGGCCGTCTGGAGATTTTCGGCCTGATTCAGTTGTTTTTTCTAAAATGGTGGAGATGA
- the mtaB gene encoding tRNA (N(6)-L-threonylcarbamoyladenosine(37)-C(2))-methylthiotransferase MtaB has translation MQSGRVSFHTLGCKLNFSETSTLAREFERGGFVRVAPSAEADICVINSCSVTEHADKKCRNLIRRLHRRNPQAIIAVTGCYAQLRPQEIAAIEGVDIVLGNNDKCDLFKRVAELSGKGRARIYSCDTEQLTSFFAAFSSGDRTRAFLKVQDGCDYCCSYCTIHYARGSSRNMPVADLVREARQIAAAGQKEIVLTGINTGDFGRTTGERFIDLLRALDAVEGIERYRISSIEPNLLTDEIIAFCASSPRFMHHFHIPLQSGSDRILHLMRRRYTAARFAERIAAVRRAMPDAFIGIDVIVGFPGETEADFRATYELLEGLEPAYLHIFPFSERPGTPAVGLPGKVQASVATRRVGELEALCARLHGAFCARAEGTEDTVLFESTMRGGMMFGYTGNYRRVKAPYDRSRINTICRVRLGKMDESCDLRGEILD, from the coding sequence ATGCAATCCGGAAGAGTCAGTTTCCATACGCTCGGCTGCAAGCTCAACTTCTCGGAGACCTCCACTCTGGCCCGGGAGTTCGAGCGCGGCGGCTTCGTGCGTGTGGCCCCTTCGGCCGAGGCCGATATATGCGTCATCAACAGCTGCTCCGTGACGGAGCACGCCGACAAGAAATGCCGCAATCTGATCCGCAGGCTCCACCGCCGCAATCCGCAGGCGATCATTGCCGTGACGGGCTGCTACGCGCAGCTCAGACCGCAGGAGATCGCCGCGATCGAAGGCGTGGACATCGTGCTGGGCAACAACGACAAATGCGATCTGTTCAAACGTGTGGCCGAGCTGTCCGGAAAGGGCCGGGCGCGGATTTACAGTTGCGACACGGAGCAGCTCACGTCGTTCTTCGCCGCCTTTTCGAGCGGCGACCGCACGCGCGCCTTCCTCAAGGTGCAGGACGGCTGCGACTACTGCTGTTCCTACTGCACGATCCACTACGCCCGCGGGTCGAGCCGCAACATGCCCGTGGCCGATCTGGTGCGCGAGGCGCGCCAGATCGCCGCGGCCGGACAGAAGGAGATCGTCCTCACGGGAATCAACACGGGGGATTTCGGCCGCACGACGGGCGAGCGGTTCATCGACCTGCTGCGGGCGCTCGACGCCGTGGAAGGAATCGAACGTTACCGCATCTCGTCGATCGAGCCGAACCTGCTCACCGACGAGATCATCGCCTTCTGCGCCTCGTCGCCCCGCTTCATGCACCACTTCCACATTCCGCTCCAGAGCGGTTCCGACCGCATTCTGCACCTGATGCGCCGCCGCTATACGGCTGCGCGCTTCGCCGAACGCATCGCGGCCGTGCGGCGGGCGATGCCCGATGCCTTCATCGGGATCGACGTGATCGTGGGGTTTCCGGGCGAGACGGAGGCCGATTTCCGTGCCACGTACGAACTGCTCGAAGGGCTCGAACCGGCCTACCTGCATATCTTTCCCTTCTCGGAACGCCCCGGGACACCGGCGGTCGGTCTGCCCGGCAAGGTGCAGGCGTCGGTCGCCACGCGCCGTGTCGGGGAGTTGGAGGCGCTGTGCGCCCGGCTGCACGGCGCCTTCTGCGCACGGGCCGAAGGCACGGAGGACACGGTGCTGTTCGAAAGCACGATGCGCGGTGGCATGATGTTCGGCTACACGGGCAACTACCGCCGGGTGAAGGCTCCCTACGACCGGTCGCGGATCAATACGATCTGCCGCGTGCGGCTCGGGAAGATGGACGAATCTTGCGACCTGAGGGGTGAAATTCTGGATTAA
- a CDS encoding metal ABC transporter permease: MEFFSDLIHYGYLLNALTACVLSGIACGIVGTYVVCRRMVFLAGGITHASFGGLGIAFWLGADPIGGALLFAVLSALGIEWAGSRGRIREDSAIGIIWSVGMAVGALFMSLRPGYTSGDLAAYLFGSIVTVTRGDVLALAWLTLLILLGALLWLRPVMYVAFDREFARSRGIPTRTISYLMAALAAATIVLSIRIMGIVLLISLLTIPVAIVNAFSRSYRTIALAAPAVAVAGNVAGLVVSYNFEVPPGAAIIFTLTLTLIMAKLLTLRRKKPRPAA; this comes from the coding sequence ATGGAATTTTTCAGCGATCTGATCCACTACGGCTACCTGCTCAACGCCCTGACGGCATGCGTGCTTTCGGGCATCGCGTGCGGCATCGTCGGCACGTACGTCGTATGCCGCCGCATGGTCTTCCTCGCCGGCGGCATCACGCACGCCTCGTTCGGCGGGCTGGGCATCGCCTTCTGGCTCGGGGCCGACCCCATCGGCGGGGCGCTCCTGTTCGCCGTGCTCTCGGCGCTGGGCATCGAGTGGGCCGGCAGCCGCGGACGCATCCGCGAGGATTCGGCCATCGGCATCATCTGGTCGGTGGGCATGGCCGTCGGCGCGCTGTTCATGAGCCTGCGTCCGGGCTACACGTCGGGCGATCTGGCGGCCTATCTGTTCGGCAGCATCGTGACCGTCACGCGCGGCGACGTGCTGGCGCTGGCGTGGCTCACGCTCCTCATCCTGCTCGGCGCGCTGCTCTGGCTGCGCCCCGTCATGTACGTCGCCTTCGACCGCGAATTCGCCCGCAGCCGGGGCATTCCGACCCGGACGATCTCGTACCTCATGGCGGCGCTCGCGGCCGCCACGATCGTCCTCTCGATCCGCATCATGGGCATCGTGCTGCTCATCTCGCTGCTGACGATTCCCGTCGCGATCGTCAATGCCTTTTCGCGGTCGTACCGGACCATCGCCCTCGCGGCGCCGGCCGTGGCCGTGGCGGGCAACGTCGCGGGGCTCGTCGTCAGCTACAATTTCGAAGTTCCGCCCGGCGCGGCCATAATATTTACCCTCACGCTTACGCTTATTATGGCAAAACTATTAACTTTGCGCAGGAAAAAACCGCGACCCGCCGCATGA
- a CDS encoding LptF/LptG family permease, producing MKTIHKLVLKAYLGPMVLTFFIVMFVLMMNIVWRYIDELVGKGLSAGIIIELMTYFMANMIPMGLPLSMLLAAIMTMGNLGENYELLAMKSAGMSLVKITKPLIILVSIVSVGSFFIGNDLVPSANKKLYSTLYDIRQQKQALEFQDGLFFNGIDNMSIRVSHQEPDTHLLHNVLIYDNRAANNNMNTILADSGYIRLSDDKRFLLVTLFHGETYEQTRNSQWFTKSALRHHIFDLQKQVIPMEGFAMERTDADLFNNSSTKDISDLSHDIDSLEVKVNAATTTSYEPLLKEQIFVRDNSVLPQPDSLRVDKSGYRDLAAADSVARLPMREKDKVWNLARTLAKSSRNTFSSFDESTAKEALNQLYRSKVEWHKKLSLPVSILIFFLIGAPLGAIIRRGGLGLPVVVSVIFFVIYYIISLTGEKLAKEGNWEAIYGVWLSTFILTPIAVYLTWKATNDSALLDTDWYAGRIKALRDRIAPAAARLTDKLKFRIRNRHGKANDAQ from the coding sequence ATGAAAACCATTCACAAGCTCGTCCTGAAGGCATATCTCGGGCCTATGGTGCTCACGTTCTTCATCGTCATGTTCGTGCTGATGATGAACATCGTGTGGCGCTATATCGACGAGCTGGTGGGCAAGGGACTGAGCGCGGGCATCATCATCGAGCTGATGACTTATTTCATGGCCAACATGATCCCGATGGGACTGCCGCTCTCGATGCTGCTCGCAGCCATCATGACGATGGGCAACCTGGGCGAGAACTACGAGCTGCTGGCGATGAAATCGGCGGGCATGTCGCTCGTGAAGATCACCAAGCCGCTCATCATTCTGGTCAGCATCGTCTCGGTGGGCAGTTTCTTCATCGGCAACGACCTCGTTCCGAGCGCCAACAAGAAACTCTACAGCACGCTCTACGACATCCGCCAGCAGAAGCAGGCGCTGGAGTTCCAGGACGGGCTGTTCTTCAACGGCATCGACAACATGTCGATCCGCGTCAGCCACCAGGAACCCGACACGCACCTGCTGCACAACGTGCTAATATACGACAACCGCGCGGCCAACAACAACATGAACACCATTCTGGCCGACTCGGGCTATATCCGCCTGTCGGACGACAAGCGGTTCCTGCTGGTGACGCTCTTCCACGGCGAGACCTACGAGCAGACCCGCAATTCGCAATGGTTCACCAAGAGCGCGCTGCGCCACCACATCTTCGACCTGCAGAAGCAGGTCATTCCGATGGAGGGCTTCGCCATGGAGCGCACCGACGCCGACCTGTTCAACAACAGCAGCACCAAGGACATCAGCGACCTGTCGCACGACATCGACTCGCTCGAGGTGAAGGTCAATGCCGCGACGACCACCTCCTACGAACCGCTGCTCAAAGAGCAGATCTTCGTGCGCGACAACTCCGTGCTGCCGCAGCCCGACAGCCTGCGCGTGGACAAAAGCGGCTACCGCGATCTCGCGGCCGCCGATTCCGTCGCCCGGCTGCCGATGCGCGAGAAGGACAAGGTGTGGAACCTCGCGCGGACGCTGGCCAAAAGTTCGCGCAACACCTTCTCGTCGTTCGACGAATCGACGGCAAAGGAGGCGCTCAACCAGCTCTACCGCTCGAAGGTCGAATGGCACAAGAAGCTCTCCCTGCCGGTGTCGATCCTCATTTTCTTCCTGATCGGCGCCCCGTTGGGAGCCATCATCCGCCGCGGCGGTCTGGGACTTCCCGTGGTGGTCTCGGTCATCTTCTTCGTGATCTACTACATCATCAGCCTCACGGGCGAGAAGCTGGCCAAGGAAGGCAATTGGGAGGCCATCTACGGCGTCTGGCTCTCGACCTTCATTCTGACGCCGATCGCCGTTTACCTCACATGGAAGGCCACGAACGATTCGGCGCTGCTCGACACCGACTGGTACGCCGGACGGATCAAGGCCCTGCGGGATCGGATCGCCCCGGCGGCGGCCCGGCTGACCGACAAATTGAAATTCAGAATCAGAAATAGACATGG